Proteins co-encoded in one Papaver somniferum cultivar HN1 chromosome 5, ASM357369v1, whole genome shotgun sequence genomic window:
- the LOC113282540 gene encoding E3 ubiquitin protein ligase RIE1-like isoform X2, which produces MAETTITVSPDIAEPLIRSQNGDSSPSRSPSSRSNRLSLLLGRASGRRGGASTLVRETAASQLEERRIDWGYSKPVVALDIAWNLAFTIVSVVFLGCTFDEKPNTPIRIWILGYAIQCVIHVVMVWSEYHRRSNRRRNRSVEDGGGNRSSDSDANDSEEEEIGGDSSGFRRSSAAKRCESLNTIASFMWWIAGFYWVVSGGEILLQNAPRLYWLAVVFLAFDVFFAIFCVALACVIGIALCCCLPCIIAILYAVVGQEGASEADLSMLPRYRFQISNNEEKPSTGGGKMVPLTMNGGELADERVLSPEDAECCICLTSYDDGAEIHGLPCNHHFHETCIVKWLKINASCPLCKFNILKGSNEQV; this is translated from the exons ATGGCGGAAACAACAATCACAGTATCACCAGACATAGCTGAGCCTTTAATTAGGTCGCAGAATGGAGATTCATCACCATCAAGATCACCATCAAGTAGGTCAAACCGACTGTCTCTTCTTCTAGGACGTGCTTCTGGTCGTCGTGGTGGTGCATCAACTTTAGTTAGAGAAACAGCAGCGAGCCAACTTGAAGAACGTAGAATCGATTGGGGTTATTCAAAACCTGTTGTTGCATTGGATATTGCTTGGAATTTAGCTTTTACgattgtttctgttgtttttctTGGGTGTACTTTTGATGAAAAGCCTAATACTCCAATTAGGATTTGGATCTTAGGGTATGCGATACAGTGTGTGATTCATGTGGTTATGGTTTGGTCTGAGTATCATAGGAGAAGTAATAGAAGAAGGAATCGGAGTGTTGAGGATGGTGGTGGTAATAGGTCATCTGATTCTGATGCTAATGATAGTGAGGAGGAGGAAATCGGAGGGGATTCTTCTGGATTTCGTCGTTCAAG TGCTGCTAAGCGATGTGAATCCCTCAATACAATAGCATCCTTTATGTGGTGGATAGCAGGATTCTACTGGGTAGTCTCTGGTGGTGAAATCCTCTTGCAGAATGCTCCGCGTCTATATTG GTTGGCTGTAGTTTTTCTGGCATTCGATGTGTTTTTTGCCATCTTTTGTGTTGCTTTGGCATGCGTCATTGGGATCGCACTTTGCTGCTGTTTGCCTTGCATCATTGCAATTCTATATGCTGTAGTAGGCCAG GAAGGTGCATCAGAAGCAGATCTCAGTATGCTTCCAAGATATAGATTCCAGATCAGTAATAACGAGGAGAAACCTAGCACAGGAGGGGGGAAAATGGTTCCCCTAACAATGAATGGTGGAGAATTGGCAGATGAACGTGTTCTTTCACCCGAGGATGCG GAATGCTGCATATGCCTCACTTCATATGATGACGGAGCTGAAATCCATGGCCTGCCATGCAATCATCATTTTCATGAAACATGCATTGTGAAATGGCTTAAGATCAACGCTTCGTGTCCCCTCTGCAAGTTCAACATCTTAAAGGGAAGCAATGAACAAGTTTGA
- the LOC113282540 gene encoding E3 ubiquitin protein ligase RIE1-like isoform X1, which produces MAETTITVSPDIAEPLIRSQNGDSSPSRSPSSRSNRLSLLLGRASGRRGGASTLVRETAASQLEERRIDWGYSKPVVALDIAWNLAFTIVSVVFLGCTFDEKPNTPIRIWILGYAIQCVIHVVMVWSEYHRRSNRRRNRSVEDGGGNRSSDSDANDSEEEEIGGDSSGFRRSSAAKRCESLNTIASFMWWIAGFYWVVSGGEILLQNAPRLYWLAVVFLAFDVFFAIFCVALACVIGIALCCCLPCIIAILYAVVGQQEGASEADLSMLPRYRFQISNNEEKPSTGGGKMVPLTMNGGELADERVLSPEDAECCICLTSYDDGAEIHGLPCNHHFHETCIVKWLKINASCPLCKFNILKGSNEQV; this is translated from the exons ATGGCGGAAACAACAATCACAGTATCACCAGACATAGCTGAGCCTTTAATTAGGTCGCAGAATGGAGATTCATCACCATCAAGATCACCATCAAGTAGGTCAAACCGACTGTCTCTTCTTCTAGGACGTGCTTCTGGTCGTCGTGGTGGTGCATCAACTTTAGTTAGAGAAACAGCAGCGAGCCAACTTGAAGAACGTAGAATCGATTGGGGTTATTCAAAACCTGTTGTTGCATTGGATATTGCTTGGAATTTAGCTTTTACgattgtttctgttgtttttctTGGGTGTACTTTTGATGAAAAGCCTAATACTCCAATTAGGATTTGGATCTTAGGGTATGCGATACAGTGTGTGATTCATGTGGTTATGGTTTGGTCTGAGTATCATAGGAGAAGTAATAGAAGAAGGAATCGGAGTGTTGAGGATGGTGGTGGTAATAGGTCATCTGATTCTGATGCTAATGATAGTGAGGAGGAGGAAATCGGAGGGGATTCTTCTGGATTTCGTCGTTCAAG TGCTGCTAAGCGATGTGAATCCCTCAATACAATAGCATCCTTTATGTGGTGGATAGCAGGATTCTACTGGGTAGTCTCTGGTGGTGAAATCCTCTTGCAGAATGCTCCGCGTCTATATTG GTTGGCTGTAGTTTTTCTGGCATTCGATGTGTTTTTTGCCATCTTTTGTGTTGCTTTGGCATGCGTCATTGGGATCGCACTTTGCTGCTGTTTGCCTTGCATCATTGCAATTCTATATGCTGTAGTAGGCCAG CAGGAAGGTGCATCAGAAGCAGATCTCAGTATGCTTCCAAGATATAGATTCCAGATCAGTAATAACGAGGAGAAACCTAGCACAGGAGGGGGGAAAATGGTTCCCCTAACAATGAATGGTGGAGAATTGGCAGATGAACGTGTTCTTTCACCCGAGGATGCG GAATGCTGCATATGCCTCACTTCATATGATGACGGAGCTGAAATCCATGGCCTGCCATGCAATCATCATTTTCATGAAACATGCATTGTGAAATGGCTTAAGATCAACGCTTCGTGTCCCCTCTGCAAGTTCAACATCTTAAAGGGAAGCAATGAACAAGTTTGA
- the LOC113282542 gene encoding probable UDP-3-O-acyl-N-acetylglucosamine deacetylase 2, mitochondrial produces MNRLKQALGASSSAISWKPTGKLQQTISSKIEKSGKTLHSGDTSTVKLLPALAGEGRYFIYGDTKIPAKIDFTKESPLCTTLSRNGIRVRTVEHLLSALEALNVDNCRIEVTGADEVPLLDGSAKEWVEAVENTGLSVCKDDSGNTKEKLAPFIIEPVHVWKNDSFIAAFPSPKSCISYGINFPQVPAIGCQWVSSVNMDDESFYVKEIASARTFCVYEEVERLREAGLIKGGSAENAIVCSVSEGWLNPPLRFSDEPCRHKVLDLVGDLSLLAEDGNQGFPVGHIVAYKGGHSLHSEFVRRLMGISLEEVSARC; encoded by the exons ATGAATCGCTTAAAGCAAGCCCTTGGAGCTTCATCTTCTGCAATCTCATGGAAACCT ACTGGAAAGCTGCAACAAACAATATCTTCAAAGATTGAGAAATCAGGAAAGACCCTTCATTCAGGTGATACTTCAACTGTAAAATTACTTCCAGCTTTAGCTGGAGAAGGTAGATACTTTATATATGGTGATACAAAAATTCCAGCAAAAATTGATTTCACTAAAGAATCACCTCTTTGTACAACACTGTCAAGAAATGGGATTAGAGTTAGAACTGTTGAGCATTTGCTTTCTGCCCTAGAAGCTCTCAATGTTGATAATTGCAGAATTGAAGTCACTGGGGCTGATGaggttcctttgttggatggGTCTGCTAAGGAATGGGTTGAAGCAGTAGAGAATACTGGTTTATCTGTTTGTAAGGATGACAGCGGTAATACTAAGGAGAAGTTGGCACCTTTTATAATTGAGCCTGTTCATGTCTGGAAGAATGATTCTTTTATAGCGGCATTTCCTTCTCCGAAAAGCTGTATTAGTTATGGAATTAATTTTCCTCAG GTACCAGCTATTGGATGTCAGTGGGTATCTTCAGTTAACATGGATGATGAATCTTTCTATGTGAAGGAAATTGCTTCTGCAAGAACGTTTTGCGTTTATGAAGAG GTGGAAAGATTACGTGAAGCTGGACTCATTAAAGGGGGATCAGCTGAAAACGCCATAGTTTGTAG TGTAAGTGAAGGTTGGTTGAATCCACCTTTGCGCTTCAGTGATGAACCTTGCCGGCACAAGGTATTAGATCTGGTGGGGGACCTATCTCTTCTTGCAGAGGATGGTAATCAAGGTTTTCCTGTTGGACATATTGTTGCTTACAAG GGAGGTCATTCTCTACACTCGGAATTTGTTCGCCGTTTAATGGGTATTTCATTAGAGGAAGTCTCCGCCAGATGCTGA